A DNA window from Leptidea sinapis chromosome 39, ilLepSina1.1, whole genome shotgun sequence contains the following coding sequences:
- the LOC126976059 gene encoding uncharacterized protein LOC126976059 has product MQVKITETLETMIKKIIKELFNEVLRDFHQQIAGLQEPMTWFNEKIEEIKLSVNAHNIKIESLQTDNNSLKSECLELKKELCSLIKEKDSKDQWVRRSNIEIVGIPEKKNENLLDLVNKLAKCCGYNINPSLDLDFVTRVAVKTTNEHKKPKPNVIKLQARYKKDEFLYALRKIKDLTASDLSFTCDNKVYANDHLTTKNKYLLRRAKQLAKENNYTMCWVRNCTIMVRRKADSPIIYINTEDDLKKINCSEPLISEDAQHHPA; this is encoded by the exons ATGCAGGTCAAAATAACAGAAACCCTAGAAactatgattaaaaaaataataaaagaactaTTTAATGAGGTGTTAAGAGACTTTCACCAGCAAATCGCAGGCCTTCAAGAGCCAATGACGTGGTTCAATGAAAAAATTGAGGAGATAAAATTGTCTGTTAACgctcataatataaaaattgaatcACTTCAAACCGACAATAATAGTTTGAAGTCAGAGTGTTTGGAACTCAAAAAAGAGTTGTGttcattaattaaagaaaaagatAGTAAAGATCAATGGGTGCGACGttcaaatattgaaatagtAGGGATACCCGAAAAAAAGAATGAAAACCTACTTGACTTAGTGAACAAGTTAGCTAAGTGTTGCGGATATAACATCAACCCGTCATTGGACCTAGACTTCGTCACCCGTGTAGCTGTTAAAACCACCAACGAACACAAGAAACCTAAACCGAACGTAATCAAACTTCAAGCTAGATACAAAAAGGACGAGTTTCTATACGCTCTAAGAAAGATTAAGGACTTGACTGCTTCCGATCTAAGCTTTACATGTGACAACAAGGTATATGCGAACGACCATCTTACCaccaaaaataaatacctactcCGTCGTGCGAAACAACTGGCCAAAGAGAATAATTACACTATGTGCTGGGTACGTAATTGTACAATAATGGTTCGACGAAAGGCTGACTCACCAATTATCTACATAAATACCGAAGATGATTTAAAGAAAATCAA TTGTTCTGAACCACTGATAAGCGAGGATGCACAGCATCACCCGGCATAA